A region of Halalkaliarchaeum desulfuricum DNA encodes the following proteins:
- a CDS encoding PPC domain-containing DNA-binding protein, producing MNYREVTPTREFLARLDTGADWREEIESLASEEGIESAWFNAMGAVQDAEIWFYDQETKEYQPVTFDEPLEVAACIGNIALLEGEVFAHTHAVLSRPSGQTLAGHLNSATVFAGEVHMRAFEEPLERSHDDVTDLDLWL from the coding sequence ATGAACTACCGGGAGGTCACGCCGACGCGAGAGTTCCTCGCGCGGCTCGACACTGGGGCGGACTGGCGCGAGGAGATCGAATCGCTGGCCAGCGAGGAGGGGATCGAGTCGGCCTGGTTCAACGCGATGGGGGCGGTCCAGGACGCCGAGATCTGGTTTTACGACCAGGAGACCAAGGAGTACCAGCCGGTGACGTTCGACGAACCGCTGGAGGTCGCCGCCTGCATAGGGAACATCGCGCTGCTCGAGGGCGAGGTGTTCGCCCACACCCACGCGGTGTTGTCCCGTCCGAGCGGGCAGACGCTTGCAGGTCACCTCAACTCCGCGACCGTCTTCGCCGGCGAGGTCCACATGCGGGCGTTCGAGGAGCCGCTCGAGCGGTCCCACGACGACGTGACCGATCTGGACCTCTGGCTGTGA